Proteins encoded by one window of Lathyrus oleraceus cultivar Zhongwan6 chromosome 1, CAAS_Psat_ZW6_1.0, whole genome shotgun sequence:
- the LOC127079618 gene encoding F-box/kelch-repeat protein At1g30090, with translation MQRVRFSSQQGPVHKLGDPQMTLSPKFRLAAVQSDLTDPSLELDCSLREEPLIPGLPDDVALNCLLRLPVQSHSFCRAVCKRWHVLLGNKERFFTNRKQLGLKDPWLFVFAYHKCTGKIQWQVLDLTHFSWHSIPSMPCKDKVCPHGFRCVSMPHDGTLYVCGGMVSDVDCPLDLVLKYEMTRNRWTVMNRMISARSFFATGVIDGTVYVAGGNSNDLYELDSAEVMNPINGSWRAIANMGTKMASYDAAVLNGKLLVTEGWLWPFYVSPRGQVYDPRTNTWENMAVGLREGWTGSSVVVYGHLFVVSELERMKLKVYDAETDLWEAIDGPPLPEQICKPFAVNACDSQIYVVGRNLQVAVGHITKLNRKESREDKWNFGVQWRVIDAPKSLSDLTPSSSQVLFA, from the coding sequence ATGCAGCGAGTAAGGTTTTCGTCTCAGCAAGGGCCGGTTCACAAGCTAGGTGATCCTCAAATGACACTATCTCCGAAGTTTAGGTTAGCTGCTGTTCAATCTGATTTGACAGATCCATCACTAGAATTAGATTGTTCTCTACGAGAAGAGCCGTTGATACCGGGCTTACCTGACGATGTTGCGCTCAATTGTCTTCTTCGTCTACCGGTTCAGAGTCATTCATTTTGTCGGGCTGTATGCAAGAGGTGGCATGTGTTACTTGGTAATAAAGAGAGGTTTTTTACTAATAGGAAGCAACTCGGTTTGAAAGATCCTTGGCTTTTTGTATTTGCTTACCATAAGTGCACTGGAAAGATTCAATGGCAGGTTCTTGATTTAACTCACTTTTCATGGCATTCGATCCCGTCAATGCCGTGTAAGGACAAGGTTTGTCCTCATGGTTTTAGGTGTGTTTCGATGCCACACGATGGTACTCTTTATGTATGCGGTGGCATGGTCTCTGACGTGGATTGTCCTCTCGACTTGGTGTTGAAATACGAGATGACAAGAAATAGATGGACTGTAATGAATCGGATGATCAGTGCTAGGTCGTTTTTCGCCACTGGAGTAATCGACGGGACTGTTTATGTAGCTGGGGGGAATAGTAACGATCTTTACGAGCTAGATTCGGCTGAGGTAATGAATCCGATTAATGGGAGTTGGCGCGCTATTGCCAACATGGGAACTAAAATGGCATCCTACGATGCCGCAGTTCTTAACGGGAAACTTCTCGTAACAGAAGGATGGTTATGGCCTTTTTATGTCTCTCCAAGAGGACAAGTCTACGATCCAAGAACAAATACTTGGGAAAATATGGCGGTTGGACTTAGAGAAGGGTGGACTGGTTCAAGCGTGGTAGTTTACGGCCACTTATTCGTCGTTTCAGAGCTCGAAAGAATGAAACTAAAGGTTTATGACGCGGAAACTGATTTATGGGAAGCCATCGACGGCCCTCCTTTACCTGAGCAAATATGCAAACCTTTTGCCGTGAATGCGTGCGATTCTCAAATCTACGTCGTTGGCCGAAATCTTCAGGTTGCTGTCGGTCATATCACTAAACTAAACCGAAAAGAAAGCCGCGAGGATAAATGGAACTTCGGCGTTCAATGGCGTGTAATTGACGCGCCGAAAAGTTTATCTGATCTTACTCCTTCAAGCTCTCAGGTGCTATTTGCATAG